A window of the Acanthochromis polyacanthus isolate Apoly-LR-REF ecotype Palm Island chromosome 10, KAUST_Apoly_ChrSc, whole genome shotgun sequence genome harbors these coding sequences:
- the si:ch73-43g23.1 gene encoding serine/arginine repetitive matrix protein 2, producing the protein MDSWTLQGDSYSFLRSAPRTFSLCHRDGTPNHVEIFDIINVPTQRSAISETTCLCDIFGDDGESPSLSSSPAVGAFVPSQREVEGTAAASPPVDDLNDSSGSYHTAHGSSEGEEGFEDSGERVYSPPLQKSAFESRTILSSPLHSPSGTESLSQSRETPISPELSSSFTNTQASSPFSELRGRVSLPDLFSRGSTPEITDCTDTPELILDLSTAGRDTATTPESQDTRLSLELDSAVSSPAPRYTPPSPVISTAASPELVDSTGSPELRNTAPSPGLLSAVSPARTGSRTPSPDPSAKIRRNSTFSEPKSQVPSPVVTYSLSPSPGIRDNDSPIEHRYTAPSPEIRIIASSPEVSRKEQSSEVETTSASPFLEPHFEPASSRSLASSPHITDISYSVVQPEDRNSPPFPELSRLSSPEPDRTRISSEARGLTPSRESAQSSITESTGTPRDSPHIPGFANSVPESELTHQARYQTPSPQSNHHSPSPEPRYQSPSPDRYQSPSPQHRSRDLSPVASVPEQRYQHSPATLCTEYNPQYTQSAPPERNTPEVERDSCSVDIAVAPSPTHLSKDGVSPSFELDRKDKSLVAEIKSISPVVSGHSPVSTSPVVTEEKVDSSVKHQSTEREETPKEVNLQHKSSVVSFSDESQDITTSFCQREDSYNNPATETKSLSPNLIVYKDKSPNISPVNRATSNSPVQRLQNPQPQFTSYSLAPESSSSLKSTCTPVNSRRQLLNKVRGKNRERFKEDMSRRVHRRRTPSPPLTRFTPVHIIAPEKPYRQWQNRSQSPSQVVASSLGGNLKHAVTNRESHDVAPVDSNSQAHWVRQGRQLEMEREMQLEQEREVGRGRQMDREVEKERKREEQERGEGWQGDASYRGEQVELSFSARNRKGPASRSAAPTSRETSQGLPTVHSYSESLLTTRQLQQQQSLLRLASQQEARGGSAGRRLQPPVPHKKSSAPGRVASNRPGRSSSSSMGSELDEADNEVKWFTDLAFRSLSSPEVDYLDMYNSSHRSSTNISQPSTQESPAGINAAWLAYADFRGSAPKLDHDDLSFQHPYAYCSDGLDPSRRYELGSFECVDVAVEREDSRKVRKGVPKRQIQLKRKSNTEGKQDESSENSSPGLPAMGESPSQESPSRGTFLRQHSTPAAMQDCYPSERSPEPNQQNDRKSKLQKSASMDETCTKTKMATCLIKSVLSKKMQGADKQPDEQTGEEARPSFEDNSPPAESAVTPRKESPKPDVHSLSTSLQSDYSLSSEGLSVRGEASTKDEAKPPKSFGARSGNRPGSSSSSRSVNFSLTDSEEADSQSRTATSLKSEMKSELKVPFDSKQTGAWRVDESKTHEREAGDSSNATAGNTGAPSATGANNTQIRMTNRDQECENTEDHKQVQHGDKGAYMSKTPEITLKAVEKKKASINVCLTPEAENKPEASSPEMSLRVKEKIETNVAEKTEEEGNENNKVKAPIHKVRDVRRLVKNKYNLSFKAASAVMSSHVNEERMDSFNKERREEVLTGEERDVRHEIRREGKREEREEEFWVDRKEEQKEETKDSKMQTLTPPLQSKGKSPPVPQPMQIEYKAICWKEDKNKLSGVKKDSEKPGDKPEAHSKPVNEPSRDSLGVNTANSTKGETVTVKTCEHDVNITAETHETITEIHKVVDSEEKPVLVRRDRKPPMLGSLPKMPSKEREVSTAVVLIREGSSRTKTSASPAQEELHSPIQAAAASLSPEPPGSSGHSVSMLLKEKGYQADIGSVVGDNQNTAGDKGVPHKHVNCLEIPLQTITPPDAGWTESQRERTFSSSSATSGPSAVTDNTDTFTKTREDEGIDIKPTGKDTAKQKSFSPLRNTQEQTPPLTKQKDLGDFEAVKRIDPTFPPRSPAVRRFKPQPIEVKSLSKETQKQEMATNPAATNRPQTIEVKSIAKNSQKPAVPPKPSCKFKPADLGAEAQRSSVTTAKPQGEERSQTIVVSSPTIYRKISSESTSASNYSRKLAVSAVSSLKPPPNKTAATTISSLSNQSMEQSETEVTSDRTQQQQPTASSQSSRYAQQPATVPTSAPGSGVTSAPGPVSDPKPNQIPEPASAGVTQTSQPAAVHPDIQQECPRPTYPHEQTMPVTSNNTKQQVAVSTAQAPRYPCQPCHRSLSSERSQRTDDLRFYASDDPPSYDERESFSPLLLPDLTPLRSNHYQPSSRPPPCSCTAGCPSHPGVFPPHRHRSPHNLTPPAPPHSPGQTLPYPVQQPPLRPHQCRPEPQPMSYQPSSPKSNTLGPSQQPSMYQPLHQSAPCPPHPSLMQACPADRPLQPPQHIDPRRPPVHRSPHQQPPGMAGAPYSDPAHSHSPGLPPMDPQYLCGPQGMGPAYGSEYGGDSSSLYSESSYGQNPRRVLMDPETGKYFYIEVPVQPLRKMLFDPETGQYVEVLIPQQAMSHSGLYPPSAAPYPPLHNPNMYAPAPQYMPYAAPPPPAHPQPQSQPPRYPEASAAAAMHSSGPGVSYRNPSGQGSKPEPPNHPPLDHSYLESMYYVPTGMNASPNPTPPDYYHKHPPNLPPTGGKRS; encoded by the exons ATGGACAGCTGGACTCTCCAGGGGGACAGCTACTCCTTCCTGCGCAGTGCGCCCCGCACCTTTTCCCTGTGCCATCGTGACGGCACCCCCAACCACGTTGAAATCTTCGATATCATCAACGTCCCTACTCAGCGCAGCGCCATCTCTGAGACCACTtgtctttgtgacatttttggagaCGACGGTGAGTCGCCGTCCCTCTCAAGCAGCCCTGCTGTAGGAGCTTTTGTCCCTTCCCAGAGAGAAGTGGAAGGGACAGCTGCTGCATCACCCCCGGTGGATGATCTGAACGACTCCTCAGGCTCTTACCACACTGCACACGGCTCCAGCGAAGGAGAGGAGGGCTTTGAGGATTCAGGAGAAAGAGTTTACAGCCCTCCACTACAGA AGTCAGCCTTTGAATCCAGAACCATCCTTTCATCTCCTTTACATTCACCCAGTGGTACAGAGTCATTATCCCAGTCAAGAGAAACACCAATCTCCCCTGAGCTCAGCTCCTCCTTCACCAACACTCAGGCATCTTCTCCTTTCTCTGAGCTAAGAGGGAGGGTCTCTTTACCGGATCTCTTTAGTAGAGGCTCCACACCTGAAATAACAGATTGTACAGACACCCCTGAGCTGATTTTAGATCTCTCCACTGCAGGGAGAGACACTGCCACTACGCCTGAGAGCCAAGATACAAGGTTATCACTTGAACTAGACAGCGCTGTTTCTTCACCTGCCCCACGATACACACCTCCCTCACCTGTCATTtcaacagcagcttctcctgaGCTTGTAGACAGCACTGGTTCACCTGAATTAAGAAACACAGCTCCCTCACCCGGCCTGCTTTCTGCTGTCTCTCCAGCCAGAACTGGTTCAAGAACCCCCTCTCCTGACCCCTCAGCTAAAATAAGACGcaattcaacattttctgaACCCAAGAGCCAGGTTCCTTCACCTGTAGTGACTTATAGTTTATCTCCATCACCTGGAATAAGGGACAACGACTCTCCCATAGAGCACAGATATACTGCTCCATCACCTGAAATCAGGATTATAGCATCTTCACCTGAAGTCAGCAGGAAAGAGCAGTCCTCTGAAGTGGAGACAACATCAGCTTCTCCTTTCCTCGAGCCTCACTTTGAGCCTGCCTCATCAAGGAGCCTCGCCTCCTCCCCTCATATCACAGATATTTCTTACTCTGTCGTTCAGCCCGAGGACAGGAACTCTCCTCCGTTCCCTGAACTCTCTCGTCTCTCCAGCCCAGAGCCGGATAGGACACGTATATCTTCTGAGGCGAGGGGCCTTACTCCAAGCAGAGAAAGTGCACAGAGCAGCATAACAGAGTCCACTGGTACACCACGAGACTCACCTCACATACCAGGCTTTGCAAACTCTGTCCCAGAGTCGGAGCTAACTCATCAAGCCAGGTACCAAACGCCTTCACCTCAGTCAAATCATCACTCTCCCTCACCTGAACCGAGATATCAAAGCCCATCACCTGACAGGTATCAAAGTCCTTCACCTCAGCACAGAAGTAGAGATCTATCACCTGTTGCCTCAGTTCCTGAGCAGAGGTATCAGCATTCACCAGCAACACTCTGCACAGAGTACAACCCTCAGTATACACAGTCTGCTCCTCCTGAAAGAAACACACCAGAGGTTGAAAGGGATTCCTGTTCAGTTGATATTGCTGTAGCACCGTCTCCAACTCATTTGTCAAAAGACGGTGTGTCACCTTCATTCGAATTAGACAGGAAAGACAAATCACTTGTTGCCGAAATCAAAAGCATTTCACCAGTCGTGTCAGGTCATTCACCTGTATCTACATCACCTGTCGTAACCGAGGAAAAAGTAGACAGTTCAGTGAAACATCAAagcacagagagagaagaaacacCAAAGGAAGTAAACCTTCAACATAAATCGAGTGTAGTTTCCTTCTCTGACGAAAGCCAGGACATTACTACCAGCTTTTGTCAGAGAGAAGACTCTTATAATAATCCTGCCACTGAAACCAAATCTCTGTCTCCTAATCTTATAGTATACAAGGACAAGAGTCCAAACATTTCACCTGTCAACAGGGCGACATCCAACTCACCTGTGCAGAGACTTCAAAACCCCCAACCTCAGTTCACCTCTTATTCCCTTGCTCCTGAAAGCAGTAGCTCATTAAAGTCAACTTGCACACCCGTAAACTCGAGAAGACAGctgttgaacaaagttagaggtaaaaacagagagaggttCAAAGAGGACATGTCTCGTCGCGTACACAGAAGGCGGACTCCGTCTCCGCCACTCACCAGGTTCACACCTGTCCACATCATCGCCCCTGAGAAGCCATACAGACAGTGGCAAAATAGAAGCCAGAGCCCCTCTCAGGTTGTAGCATCCTCACTGGGTGGTAATTTAAAGCACGCAGTGACAAATAGGGAAAGCCACGACGTTGCCCCTGTTGACAGTAATAGCCAGGCCCACTGGGTGAGGCAGGGAAGGCAACTAGAGATGGAGAGGGAAAtgcagctggagcaggagagagaggtagGTAGGGGGAGGCAAATGGACAGGGAGgtggaaaaagagagaaagagggaggagcAGGAAAGAGGGGAGGGTTGGCAGGGAGACGCCAGTTACAGAGGGGAACAGGTTGAGCTGTCATTCAGTGCCAGGAATAGAAAAGGACCTGCGAGTCGCAGTGCAGCTCCCACAAGCAGAGAGACCAGTCAGGGATTGCCAACAGTGCATTCCTATTCAGAGAGCTTGCTCACCACAagacaactacagcaacaacaaagtCTGCTTAGACTTGCTTCTCAACAAGAGGCCAGGGGTGGTAGCGCTGGCAGACGGCTTCAACCTCCAGTACCCCACAAGAAGAGCAGCGCTCCTGGACGCGTGGCCTCAAACAGGCCTGGTAGGAGTTCCAGCTCCAGCATGGGAAGTGAACTTGATGAGGCAGACAATGAGGTGAAGTGGTTCACAGACTTGGCTTTCCGCAGCCTGTCCAGTCCTGAAGTAGATTACCTTGACATGTACAACTCCAGCCACCGCTCATCTACAAACATTTCTCAGCCATCTACCCAGGAGAGCCCAGCGGGCATCAATGCCGCCTGGCTGGCCTACGCTGACTTCAGGGGCTCTGCTCCAAAGTTGGACCACGATGACCTCTCCTTCCAGCACCCATATGCTTACTGCTCAGATGGCCTGGATCCATCCAGGCGCTATGAGCTGGGCAGCTTTGAATGTGTGGATGTGGCTGTGGAAAGAGAGGACTCCAGGAAGGTGAGGAAAGGAGTGCCAAAGAGACAGATCCagctgaaaagaaaaagcaacactGAAGGGAAGCAGGATGAGAGCAGCGAAAATAGCAGTCCTGGGCTACCAGCGATGGGGGAAAGCCCCTCTCAGGAGAGTCCCTCCAGAGGGACTTTTTTGAGACAACACAGTACACCAGCAGCAATGCAAGACTGTTACCCTTCAGAGCGCAGCCCGGAGCCCAAtcagcaaaatgacagaaaatcaaaaCTCCAGAAATCTGCTTCTATGGACGAGACATGTACTAAAACCAAGATGGCTACTTGCCTCATTAAGAGTGTGCTGTCCAAGAAGATGCAAGGTGCTGATAAGCAGCCTGATGAGCAAACAGGAGAAGAAGCAAGACCCAGTTTTGAGGATAACAGCCCACCAGCAGAGAGTGCAGTGACACCACGTAAAGAGTCCCCAAAACCTGATGTGCACAGTCTGAGTACCAGTCTTCAGTCAGATTATAGTCTTTCATCTGAGGGTCTGTCTGTGAGAGGGGAAGCGAGCACAAAGGATGAAGCCAAGCCACCCAAAAGCTTTGGAGCTAGATCGGGTAACAGGCCTGGttcatccagcagcagcagaagtgttAACTTTTCACTGACTGACAGCGAGGAGGCGGATTCTCAAAGCAGGACTGCAACCTCATTAAAATCTGAAATGAAATCAGAATTGAAAGTGCCATTTGATAGCAAACAGACTGGAGCATGGCGAGTAGATGAAAGTAAAACACACGAAAGGGAGGCTGGTGACTCATCAAATGCCACTGCTGGGAACACAGGAGCACCTTCTGCCACTGGAGCCAACAACACACAGATCAGGATGACAAACAGAGACCAGGAATGTGAAAACACAGAGGACCATAAACAAGTGCAACATGGTGACAAAGGTGCCTACATGTCAAAAACACCGGAGATTACACTGAAAgcagtggagaaaaagaaagcctCCATTAATGTCTGTCTCACACCTGAGGCAGAAAACAAACCTGAAGCTTCTTCACCAGAAATGTCTCTCAGAGTAAAGGAAAAGATAGAAACCAATGTAGCTGAGAAGACAGAGGAAGAAGGAAATGAGAATAATAAGGTTAAGGCTCCCATTCACAAAGTCAGAGATGTGAGGAGGcttgtgaaaaataaatataatctgTCCTTCAAGGCTGCTAGTGCTGTAATGTCATCACATGTGAATGAAGAAAGGATGGATAGTTTTAATAAGGAAAGAAGGGAGGAGGTCCTAACTGGAGAGGAGAGGGATGTAAGGCACGAGATAAGGAGGGAGGGGAAGAGGGAGGAAAGAGAAGAGGAGTTTTGGGTGGACAGGAAAGAGgagcagaaagaggaaacaaaagaTTCAAAGATGCAAACCTTAACTCCACCTCTTCAGAGCAAAGGAAAGTCTCCACCTGTGCCACAGCCAATGCAAATAGAATACAAAGCTATTTGCtggaaagaagacaaaaataaattgtCAGGTGTCAAGAAAGACTCAGAGAAGCCAGGTGACAAACCCGAGGCTCATTCAAAGCCAGTCAATGAGCCAAGCAGGGACTCTCTGGGTGTAAACACAGCAAATTCGACAAAAGGGGAGACAGTAACTGTCAAGACCTGTGAACACGATGTAAAcatcacagcagaaacacatgaGACTATCACAGAAATCCATAAAGTGGTAGACAGTGAGGAGAAACCTGTGCTGGttagaagagacagaaaacctcCAATGCTTGGAAGCCTCCCTAAAATGCCCAGCAAGGAAAGAGAGGTATCCACTGCTGTAGTGTTAATAAGGGAGGGATCGAGCAGGACCAAGACATCTGCTTCTCCAGCCCAGGAAGAGCTTCATTCTCCAATCCAAGCTGCGGCTGCTTCACTTTCACCTGAGCCTCCTGGGAGCAGTGGCCACTCAGTTTCTATGTTGTTAAAGGAAAAAGGCTACCAAGCTGACATTGGATCGGTGGTGGGAGACAACCAGAACACAGCAGGAGATAAAGGAGTTCCCCACAAACATGTAAACTGTCTGGAGATCCCCCTTCAGACCATCACCCCTCCAGATGCAGGTTGGACCGAGTCTCAAAGAGAGAGGACGTTCTCCTCCTCATCTGCCACCTCTGGCCCCTCAGCAGTTACTGACAACACAGACACCTTCACTAAGACAAGAGAAGATGAAGGTATCGACATTAAACCTACAGGAAAAGACACAGCAAAGCAAAAAAGCTTTTCTCCACTCAGGAATACACAGGAGCAAACACCACCTCTCACCAAACAGAAAGACCTGGGAGATTTTGAAGCAGTGAAACGAATAGATCCGACTTTCCCCCCGAGGTCCCCTGCAGTAAGGAGATTCAAACCACAGCCAATTGAGGTTAAATCACTATCTAAAGAAACGCAGAAACAAGAGATGGCCACAAACCCTGCCGCAACCAACAGGCCTCAAACTATTGAAGTTAAATCCATTgcaaaaaattctcaaaaaccAGCTGTGCCTCCAAAACCAAGCTGCAAATTTAAACCTGCAGATTTAGGAGCAGAAGCACAGAGATCATCAGTAACAACTGCAAAGCCACAAGGAGAGGAGAGGTCTCAGACTATAGTAGTGAGCTCACCGACAATCTACAGGAAGATTTCCAGTGAGTCCACATCAGCATCAAACTACTCAAGAAAACTAGCTGTGTCTGCAGTGTCCAGCCTCAAACCTCcaccaaacaaaacagcagcaaccaCCATCTCCAGCCTCTCCAACCAATCAATGGAGCAGTCAGAAACAGAGGTGACTAGTGACAGAACTCAGCAACAGCAACCAACTGCCTCTTCACAGAGTTCCAGATATGCACAACAACCTGCAACAGTCCCAACATCAGCTCCTGGCTCAGGTGTAACTTCAGCTCCAGGTCCTGTTTCTGACCCAAAACCAAACCAGATCCCTGAACCCGCCTCAGccggagtcacccagacaagcCAACCAGCTGCTGTGCATCCAGACATCCAACAGGAGTGTCCCAGGCCGACATACCCTCACGAACAAACTATGCCGGTGACTTCAAACAACACCAAACAACAAGTGGCTGTTTCCACAGCACAAGCGCCAAGATACCCATGCCAGCCCTGCCACAGATCTCTCTCCAGCGAACGTTCCCAAAGGACAGATGACCTGCGTTTCTATGCCTCGGACGACCCTCCGAGCTACGATGAAAGAGAGAGCTTCAGCCCGCTCCTGCTTCCGGATTTGACGCCCCTGAGGTCAAATCACTATCAGCCCAGCTCCCGCCCTCCTCCCTGCTCCTGCACAGCTGGCTGCCCATCTCATCCCGGCGTCTTCCCTCCTCACCGTCACCGCAGCCCCCATAACCTCACCCCGCCTGCCCCTCCACACTCTCCAGGCCAAACGCTGCCTTATCCAGTGCAGCAGCCCCCTCTCCGTCCCCACCAGTGCAGACCTGAACCTCAGCCAATGAGCTACCAGCCCAGCTCCCCCAAATCAAACACTCTCGGTCCAAGCCAGCAACCGAGCATGTACCAGCCGCTCCACCAGTCTGCCCCCTGCCCTCCCCATCCCTCCCTCATGCAGGCCTGCCCTGCTGATCGCCCACTGCAGCCACCGCAGCACATTGACCCCCGACGGCCCCCTGTCCACAGATCCCCCCACCAGCAGCCACCAGGCATGGCCGGGGCTCCCTACAGCGATCCTGCTCACAGCCACTCTCCTGGCCTTCCTCCCATGGATCCTCAGTACCTGTGTGGTCCTCAAGGCATGGGGCCTGCCTATGGCTCTGAATATGGAGGTGATAGCTCCAGTTTGTACTCGGAGAGCAGCTACGGACAGAATCCTCGCAGAGTGCTCATGGATCCTGAAACGGGGAAGTACTTTTACATCGAGGTGCCTGTGCAGCCACTGAGAAAAATGCTGTTTGACCCAGAGACCGGCCAGTATGTGGAAGTGCTCATCCCTCAGCAAGCGATGTCACATTCAGGCCTGTATCCTCCATCAGCGGCACCCTACCCTCCACTCCACAACCCCAACATGTACGCCCCTGCTCCACAGTACATGCCCTacgctgctcctcctcccccagCCCACCCCCAGCCTCAGTCCCAGCCACCCCGATATCCGGAGGCCTCTGCTGCAGCAGCGATGCACTCGAGCGGGCCTGGGGTCAGCTACAGGAATCCCTCTGGTCAGGGGTCCAAGCCAGAGCCCCCAAACCACCCACCACTGGACCACAGCTACCTGGAGAGTATGTATTATGTCCCTACAGGGATGAACGCGAGCCCCAATCCCACCCCACCAGACTATTACCACAAACATCCCCCTAACTTGCCCCCAACAGGGGGGAAAAGGTCCTGA
- the rmnd5b gene encoding E3 ubiquitin-protein transferase RMND5B — MEQCACVERELEKVLHRFVMYGHQSEERLDELLRSVCEIRGQLVAFGVQDADLSVLSQTMAQCCKNIKETVQMLASRHKDIHGSVSKVGKAIDRNFDAEISAVVAETVWDTPERQKYLSETIVEHLYRQGMLSVAEDLCQESGVVIDMSMKQPFLELNRILEALRMQDLRPALEWAVTNRQRLLDLNSSLEFKLHRLYFISLLSGGIGNQMEALQYARHFQPFASQHQRDIQILMGSLVYLRHGIENSPYRSLLETNQWAEICNIFTRDACALLGLSVESPLSVSFASGCMALPVLMNIKQVIEQRQCSGVWTHKDELPIEIDLGKKCWYHSVFACPILRQQTSESNPPMKLICGHVISRDALNKLTNAGKLKCPYCPMEQNPSHAKQIYF; from the exons ATGGaacagtgtgcatgtgtggagcGGGAGCTGGAGAAAGTGCTCCATCGCTTCGTAATGTACGGCCACCAGTCTGAGGAGAGGCTAGACGAGCTACTGCGCAGTGTCTGTGAGATACGAGGTCAGCTAGTCGCTTTTG GAGTACAAGATGCAGACTTATCGGTGCTATCCCAGACTATGGCACAGTGTTGTAAGAATATCAAAGAAACAGTGCAGATGCTAGCCTCTCGACATAAGGACATTCATGGCAGCGTGTCAAAAGTCGGCAAAGCCATCGACAGG AATTTTGATGCAGAGATCAGTGCTGTGGTGGCAGAGACAGTGTGGGACACCCCAGAGAGACAGAAATACCTGAGTGAGACCATTGTGGAGCACCTGTACAGACAAGGGATGCTCAGTGTAGCAGAGGACCTCTGTCAG GAGTCTGGTGTAGTTATAGACATGAGTATGAAGCAGCCTTTCCTCGAGCTAAATAGGATCCTTGAAGCTCTGAGGATGCAGGACCTCAGGCCAGCATTAGA GTGGGCAGTGACGAATCGACAGCGCCTTCTGGACCTGAACAGCAGTTTAGAGTTCAAGTTGCACCGCTTGTACTTCATCAGCCTGCTGAGTGGAGGAATCGGCAACCAAATGGAGGCCCTGCAGTATGCCAGGCATTTCCAGCCCTTTGCCTCGCAGCATCAGAGAG atatCCAGATCCTGATGGGTAGTCTGGTGTACCTGCGTCATGGCATTGAGAACTCTCCGTACCGCAGTCTGCTGGAGACAAACCAGTGGGCTGAGATCTGCAACATCTTCACCAGGGATGCCTGCGCTCTGCTGGGCCTCTCTGTAGAGTCTCCACTAAGTGTTAG TTTTGCATCAGGATGCATGGCCTTGCCAGTGCTGATGAACATCAAACAGGTGATAGAGCAGAGACAGTGCAGCGGAGTCTGGACGCACAAAGACGAGCTGCCT ATTGAAATTGACCTGGGGAAGAAGTGCTGGTATCACTCTGTGTTCGCCTGCCCGATTCTTCGGCAGCAAACCTCAGAGAGCAATCCTCCGATGAAGCTCATCTGTGGCCACGTCATCTCCAGAGATGCTCTCAACAAACTCACTAACGCTGGGAA GTTGAAATGCCCATACTGCCCCATGGAGCAGAATCCGTCACACGCCAAGCAGATCTACTTTTGA